In Mycolicibacterium nivoides, the DNA window TCGTCGAGCGGTTTGCTGAGGTTGTTCATGAACAGATATACGCCGCCGTACTGTGGAGTGGCGTAGGCCTTGGCCGGCGACTTCACCTGCTTGGCTAGAGCTGCCGACAGCTGGCCGGCGACGTCGATCTGACCGGTATTCAGTTGGGCTAGACGGGTGTTGGCGTCAACGACGACTTTGAACTCGACATTGGGCACTACGGGCTGTAACTCAGCGGGGTAGTTCTCGTTGCGTTTGAACACCACGTCGTTTGGATTGTTCGCCACCAAAGCGTACGGACCTGCCGAGACGGGGTGCTGCCAGAATTGCGGATCTGTCGCGGCTGCGGCAGGAAAGACGCCGACCGGCGCTTCGGTCAGGGCAAGCGGGAAGCTCGCGGCCGGGTGCTTCAGGGTGAAGATGACTTCGGTGGTGCTGGGCGCCGTCACCGAGGCCAGGGACCCGATGATGCCGGCATTGGCGTTGGCGGGGTCGTGGAGGGCACGTTCGAATGTCGCCACAACATCCGCGCCGGTCAGCGGACTTCCGTCGGAGAACATCAAGCCATTCCGCAGCGTGCACGTGTAGTTGAGCTGCGAGTCGTCGAATTGACAACCCGTCGCCAAACCCGGCGCTGCCTTGCCTTCCCGCTGCACCATCAGGGTTCCGGAGATCAGCCCGAGCGCCATCACGTCGACCTCCTGTGTCGCCTGATTGGGATCGATTGAGACGATCGAGGCTCCAACGCCGACGCGGATCGTGTCAGGAATGACAGCGGGTAGGTCGCCGGTTGTTTCCGCGACGCCGGCGGTGGACATCGGCTGTTCTCCCGCCGTCCCGCAAGCAGTCAGCAATCCACCACTGATCGCCACGATCGCGACCGCCGCGAGCGACCTACATTGTGTCTTCATAGTCTCATCCTGTCAGTCACTCATACTATTTGTTGTGGAACGGCCGGGATCGCCTGCTCAATCGCTACCGAACGGGCCTGCACGGTCATCGACGGTCCTCGGCAGGAAACGTGATGGACTGGACCTTCGGGGGATTCAGCGACGTCAGGGTCACAGCGCAGCGCAGCTGTCCGCGCTGACCGCGCACTGCCCATTCCAAGTGGGCGGGCGAGGTGCTCACGGGCTCGCATAGCTCGAGCGGTTGCTGTCGGCAATCGTCCGTGAAGTCGACGGCTGCTGCGGCGGAGGCGAACTGGGCCCGCCGCTGGAGTCGAGGCAGGTCCAAGTCAAGGTTGTCGGCGAATATCCGGTCCGCCACAGCGTCGTCCCACCGCGCAAGCAGTTGTTCGATGTCATTACGTGCGTTCAGCGTCACGGGCCATAGGTCGGTGCGTGCAGGCCGGGCGTCGGCGGCCAGCACATGTTGCAAGGCGGCGATTGCCGGCGATTGGGCGTAGGAGGCGTTCTCCAGAACGACGACTCCCAGTTGTGTTGCCGGGTGCCAGGCCATCTGCGCGCTGAAACCCGGGTAACCGCCGCGATGGGAGACGATGATGCCTTCGTCGTGGAGTTCGACTTCCAGGCCATAGCCGTAGCCGGCCGCCCGGATCGGTTGATGCATGCGTAACGGGTCGAGTTGGTGGATCTGCTGCATTTCGCGCCGACTGCTGGCCGCAAGAGTGCGGTCACCGGACGCGCCCAGCGGGTACCCGGCTGCCAGCCACCTACACCAGGACGTGAGGTCGTTGGCGGTCATGTACAGGCCCCCGATGGGTGAGAATGCGCCTGGACTGGTGACGGGAGCGGGTTGCCAGCGTCCGTGGACGTTGACGAAGCCGTCAGCGATGCCGTCGCAGGCGGTGGCCGTAGATGTGTCGAAAGCGGTCTGCTGTAGGTCGAGCGGGCGCAACAACCGGCTGGTGACGAATTCACGGTAGCCAATACCACTGGCCCGCTGGATGATTCGTCCGAGTAGGGCATATCCGAGGTTGGAGTATTCGTAGCGAGTGCCAGGCCTGCTAGCGAGCGTGAAGCCGCGCCGGCACAGGTCGGTGAAGTCGGCGTCGGACATAGACTCTTGCCGATCGGCCCACGGGTTGTCGGTGGCCAAGCCTCCTGACATGCTCAGCAGGGCGCCGACCGTGGACAACGGTGGTGGCTCAGATCCGGGCAGCTCCCAGACGCCGATATCAACGAAGTCAGATATCGAGTCCTCAAGGGTGAGCACTCCGGCATCGCGCAGTTGCAGGATCGCTGCTGCGGTGAAGCTCTTGGTGCATGAGGCGACGCGGAACGCGGTGTCTACGCTGGGAGGGCGGCCGTCGGCGGCGGCAGTTCCGTAGGCACCGCTGAAACCCACGCCGTTCGCAGTGAATACGGTATAGACGGCGCCAGGCACGATGCCGGCAGTGACCCGTTGACCGATCAAGGCGTGTATCGCTGATTGTGCGTCCGCGAGCATCGTCAGCTCCTACCGTTGCACCTCGGCAGGCACCAACGCCGGCGGAAGCCCTTGGAAGGCGACCGGTCGCAGGAAGCGCATGATGGCATCTGGCCCCACCGAGGTGAACAGCGGATTCGAGGTGGCTGGGAACGGTCCGCCGTGGTGCTGACCGGTCACTACGGCTACACCAGTTGGCCAGGAATTCCACACCACCCGACCTGAGATTCGTGCAGCCACGCGGATCACGTGGCGCAGCAGCGCGCACTCGTCGCGGCCGTGAATCGAGCTCACCAGGCAACCCTGCAGCGTGCAACAGAGGGCCATAAGTTGGTCGTCGTCGTCGTATTCCACCAACAAGCCGGCAGGCCCGAAGTACTCGCGGTCGATCAATGAGCGGTTCTGCAATGCCATGTCGGCGCTGAGGCTGAAAACCACTGGCCGTACGTGGAATCCGCTCGCAGGAAGGGACGCAGTCGATTCGTAGATTGCGACGCCGGACCGCCCTTTCAGTTGCTCCACCCCAGCGACGAACTCTGATTGGATGCCCCGGTGCAGCAGCGCCGCGGCGGGTCGGGCCAGGATCTGTTCAGCAATCGCCGCCGACAGGTTGACGCGTCGTGGAGCGATCAGCAACCCGGGATTCGTGCAGAACTGGCCGCCGCCCAGAGTCAACGAATCAAGGTAGTCGCCGATGAAACTGTGGACGTCGGTGATGGCATCAGGTAGGACGAAAACAGGGTTGACACTGCCGAACTCGCCGTAGAACGGGATGGGGTCTGGCCTGCTGGCGGCCACGCCTGCCAGGGCGCGCCCACCCGCGAAGGAGCCGGTGAATGCGGCGGCGCGGACCGTGGGGTCGCTCACAAGTCGTATGCCTTCGTCTATACCGGAGACGAGTGCGAACACACCAGGATCCACTCCGACTTCCGACAGCGCGTCGTCGATGATGCGCGCGGTGAGCAGCGACAGCTGCGGGTGTGCCGGGTGCGCCTTGACTATGACGGGGCAGCCGGCAGCCAGCGCGGAGGCGGTGTCTCCCCCGGCGACGCTGAAGGCGAAGGGGAAATTGCTGGCGGCGAAAACTGCGACGGTTCCGAGGGGCAGGTGGTACCGGTGAAGGTCAGGGCCACCTGGCGGGGTCCCGGTGTCGCCGGGGATTGTTACACCGGCGTGGGCGAGGTGCGCACCATGAGCGATGACCTCGGCGAACATCCGCAGCTGTGTGGTCGTACGGGCGACTTCGCTTGTCAGCCGAGGTGTTCCGAGCCCTGTTTCGTCGTCGGCGATCGCGACTAGGTCCCGGCTCGCATGGGCTAGCGCATCGGCGATGCGGCGCAGCGCTGCAGCACGGACTGGTCCTGGCGTTGCGGCCCAGCCGGGGCCGGCTTGCGCTGCGCGCTGCACGATCTCGTTGTGCTCGTGTGCTGAAGTCTCGGCGAAGCCGATCGCGCCTGACGCTCCGGAGCTGGGATTGGTCGATGTCGACGTCATCTGGAATGCCTTTGTGGTCGGAAGTTGGTTTTCTTTCGGGTCTAGTGATCTAGCCGCCATAGCGGTGTGGCGCGATGCCACGCCCTGCCCCGAACCAGGCCAAAACGTGACCGGCCCAAGGTTCTTCATCCTCAATGGCGGTAGCGACCCGAGCTGACGTTACGAACAAGGTGTC includes these proteins:
- a CDS encoding serine hydrolase domain-containing protein codes for the protein MLADAQSAIHALIGQRVTAGIVPGAVYTVFTANGVGFSGAYGTAAADGRPPSVDTAFRVASCTKSFTAAAILQLRDAGVLTLEDSISDFVDIGVWELPGSEPPPLSTVGALLSMSGGLATDNPWADRQESMSDADFTDLCRRGFTLASRPGTRYEYSNLGYALLGRIIQRASGIGYREFVTSRLLRPLDLQQTAFDTSTATACDGIADGFVNVHGRWQPAPVTSPGAFSPIGGLYMTANDLTSWCRWLAAGYPLGASGDRTLAASSRREMQQIHQLDPLRMHQPIRAAGYGYGLEVELHDEGIIVSHRGGYPGFSAQMAWHPATQLGVVVLENASYAQSPAIAALQHVLAADARPARTDLWPVTLNARNDIEQLLARWDDAVADRIFADNLDLDLPRLQRRAQFASAAAAVDFTDDCRQQPLELCEPVSTSPAHLEWAVRGQRGQLRCAVTLTSLNPPKVQSITFPAEDRR
- a CDS encoding ABC transporter substrate-binding protein — its product is MKTQCRSLAAVAIVAISGGLLTACGTAGEQPMSTAGVAETTGDLPAVIPDTIRVGVGASIVSIDPNQATQEVDVMALGLISGTLMVQREGKAAPGLATGCQFDDSQLNYTCTLRNGLMFSDGSPLTGADVVATFERALHDPANANAGIIGSLASVTAPSTTEVIFTLKHPAASFPLALTEAPVGVFPAAAATDPQFWQHPVSAGPYALVANNPNDVVFKRNENYPAELQPVVPNVEFKVVVDANTRLAQLNTGQIDVAGQLSAALAKQVKSPAKAYATPQYGGVYLFMNNLSKPLDEPKVRQAISAAIDRDQINDIAYLGQNKVLGSFLPSTMEGHDSSVSTDRDIEKAKELLKGTACQGGCNLNIMVRSGFAPFDSISTIIQQNLADVGITVALQTVDQSTINTNEQNGNFQMEVSSLYDLANAPELTMLPLGLTPDGGINSLFSSYNSPEMTDLVVQLSAAADRTARTGILTKINDRFARDLPFVPLTDFASIWASSLSPRVVALTPAGVFQVGTAETGPGQ
- a CDS encoding aldehyde dehydrogenase family protein; translated protein: MTSTSTNPSSGASGAIGFAETSAHEHNEIVQRAAQAGPGWAATPGPVRAAALRRIADALAHASRDLVAIADDETGLGTPRLTSEVARTTTQLRMFAEVIAHGAHLAHAGVTIPGDTGTPPGGPDLHRYHLPLGTVAVFAASNFPFAFSVAGGDTASALAAGCPVIVKAHPAHPQLSLLTARIIDDALSEVGVDPGVFALVSGIDEGIRLVSDPTVRAAAFTGSFAGGRALAGVAASRPDPIPFYGEFGSVNPVFVLPDAITDVHSFIGDYLDSLTLGGGQFCTNPGLLIAPRRVNLSAAIAEQILARPAAALLHRGIQSEFVAGVEQLKGRSGVAIYESTASLPASGFHVRPVVFSLSADMALQNRSLIDREYFGPAGLLVEYDDDDQLMALCCTLQGCLVSSIHGRDECALLRHVIRVAARISGRVVWNSWPTGVAVVTGQHHGGPFPATSNPLFTSVGPDAIMRFLRPVAFQGLPPALVPAEVQR